The DNA region CTATTCCATTAAAATCGTACACTCAACCACTTATTATCATGTCGGTGATCCCGTTCGGCATGATTGGCGCCTTGTTTGGTCATTACATTCTTGGCTTATCCATGAGCGTATTAAGCTTGTGCGGTATTGTGGCGTTAGCTGGGGTAGTGGTAAACGACTCGCTGATTTTGGTCGACTTTGTTAACCGAGCACGCGAAGAAGGTAAATCGTTGATGCAGTCGGCAATCGACTCTGGTTGTTATCGCTTTAGAGCAATTATTTTAACCTCACTCACTACCTTTGTTGGCTTAGTACCGATTATTATGGAAAAAAGCTTACAAGCTAAAATTGTCATTCCAATGGCAACTTCTTTAGCGTTCGGCATTTTGTTTTCTACTGTAGTGACGCTGATTTTAGTTCCTGTGCTGTATATTATCCTTGACGATATAAAACGTACATTAAGCCGTTTTTACCTCTGGTGGTGGCAACCTAAAGCAGTTACAGAACCATTAAGTTCTGACGATCACCATTAACCACTATTGTTAATCTAAAAAAACAGTGCTAAATAAGCACTGTTTTTTTGCTTTAAAACTGCGAGCTGAGCAACATAGTTACCATCTGTATTTAGCTACAATACTGGCCATGTTCTCCATGGTAAAAACGGTTATGACCACAACCTCAGCTATGCCAACCTTAGTTTACGATATCGGCAATCACCGTTATCTCAATATTACGGCAAGATGCACATTAAGATGCCAGTTCTGCCCCAAGCATAATGGTTCGAAGCAAGTGCACGAGTACGACTTATCTCTCACTCAACGTATTACCGCAGAGGATATTATCCCCTTATTAGGTAATGTAAATGAAGTGGAAGAATACGTATTTTGCGGCTTTGGTGAACCCACTTTAAACCTTGAGTGTTTGCTTGAAGTTGCCCGAGAGATAAAAGCACAAGGTGGACACGTAAGGCTGAATACTGATGGTTTAGGTAATCACTTTCACCGTCGTAATATTTTGCCAGAGCTCAGCCAATACATAGACAGTTTATCAATTTCACTCAATGCCGATACAGCAGAAAGCTACCAACAACACTGTCGTCCCAAGCTTGAAAACTCATATGAGGCACTGCTTGAATTTATTCAACTGGCTCCTAAATATATACCTCAAGTGCAAGTGAGTGCCATTAATGGACTGGCTAATGTAAACATTGAACGTTGCCGCATTATCGCAGAACAAAACGGCGCAATATTTAAACAACGCGAGTTAGATGTCATTGGTTAAACAAACCAGATCTATTAGTGGATAGACGTTTTCGCCAAAGAAGGCTTCATGTTAGTATTGTTGCAAGAGAATGCTAAAAAAGTGGCACAATGTCTAAACACAAATCAGTGGGTTCTTCAAACACGTTATTAATTTCATCACAAGCGACTCATTGGTCTCAACAGCACATTCTTTCGCTGTTAAGCCAACTGATTATTTTATTAATTGCGGTGTTTATTATCACTAGCATGGTGGTCAATTTAGGCGAACGTCGCCTACAAGAAGATTGGGCCGACCAGCGTTACAGTGAATTACAAACAGTCGCTTCTTTGGCGTCAGACAAAGTATCATTTTTGCAATTTAGAACTCAAACCATTGCAAAAGATGAATTACTGCGGCAATACCTGCTAAACCCATCAGAAAAACTGAAATTAAAAACCATCAAAAGATGGGACTCATTAACTGAAAATATACCAGAGCTTCTTGATCTGGCATTATTTAACCCTCAAGGAGAACTTCAGTTTTCCACTACGGGGAGTTTCAATAACATGCAGCTACCAGCAACATTATTGGGCTCAAGTAAAAATATGGGTGGCAGTGATATTTACACTTCACCAATGGCATTTACTCCCATTAATGGCATATTAGAACCTTATTTTTACCAGTTATCATGGATAGAGAATCCAGACCAAAGTATTAATGGTTATTTGGTCACTTACAATTCTATTGTTAAATTACTTGAAACAATAAAACCCGCTTTTTTCAACCAAAACTCGCCATTACTGCTGCTTGATACTCAAGGCTTCCTGTATGCGGGAGCCAACCAACCTACTCCATTAAACAGCATGCCTGACACTTTAGGAGCCAGTTTAAAACAAACTAACCCCGAGTTATGGCGAGTGATGGCAATGAATAACTTTGGTCAGTTTCATAGCCAAGATTCAACTTTTGTATATTTAAAAGTTGAATTAACTAGCCAATATGAAACTAAAAGAGAATACTTTTTATTATCTTACATACGCCATGATGATATTGCAGCTCGGTATGCACAATGGCGAATGGCGATCATTATTGCGGGATGCCTAATCGCACTATTTGCTAGCTTACTGATTATATTAAGGCATCGATTTGTCCTAGAGCGACGAGCAAAACAAAATAGCGTCCAATTGAGTAACGGTCTATTTAACAACGAATTGAGCTGTTTAATTGTCAATGATAGTGGCCGCATCCAAAGTGTAAATGCTAAAGCATCTGCAGCCTTATCACTGCCAATTGATGCCCTCAAAGATCGCAGCATACAAAGAGTACTGCATCTTGATGATGATCGTTTCCATCAAATTAAAGAGGCGTTAACGCTTCATAACCAATGGCGAGGTGAAATCAATTTAGAAACACTTAATAGTAGTATGTTACAGACTCACATTCGCAACGAAAAATGCCCTAACAGTAATGAGCATTACTGGTTGGTCACATTTGAAGATATTACCGCATTAATTGATAGTCAGCGCCAAGCCTATCTCTATCACTTAATGAGCAATGGTGCAGTTGCTTCGGCGCTCACAGATGCCAATGGAGCAATCATAAAATATAATCACCAATTTGATCTGCTGATGTCTTTACACGGAGACTCTAATATTTCGCTCACCGAGTTGCTCGGTGAGGAACTGGATAATCAATGGCAAAATATTACCGCACAAATTAGTTTACAAGGTGAATGGACTGCGCAAATTATGCCATTTAACCATAGCCGTTTTACACATTGCTTAAAAACAACGTTAACAGGTCAACTTACATTTGAAGGGGATATTGAATTTCTTATTTGCACCTTTGAAGAAACGACTCCCGCGATATCAGTCCAAAACAGCAGTAATATAATAGGTCATCGCAGCGCCATTGTATTACGCTTAAACGAGCTTGAAGATTACTTTATTAATCTTAACGAGCTCACCAAAGAAAATTCAAGCTTACTGGTGATGGACATCAATCCAGAAAGCATTTTCAGCAATATGGGTAATATAAGTCAACTTGAAAAGTGCCAAAAAGACATTGAACTGCAATTACTGATTAAGTTACCACTTAATTATCAAATTGCTCAATGGCAACTTGGAAAGCTGGTCATTTTAATGCCAGAGACCAATGCGAATTCAGCACATAAATATGCCATTAATATAATGCAACGATTAGAAGAAATGAATTTAGGCGCAGGGATTAATATTGGCATAGCGAGCTATTTGCAAGCGCAAAGTTTAGATCAATATCTAGCTCATGCTGAAATAGCATTAAAACGTGCAAAGCAGTCCGTTGATCAAAATATTTGCCAAGCTTTTACTCGTTCAATTGATAATGACAACCTCCACGAAAGTGATTAACTCAAACACTTTGCGTAACGGTAAATTCTTTGCGTAACTGTAGTATGTGACTTTAAAAATTGTATTGTCGTCAGCCAAATAAATTTCGCTTATCGCGGGTTGTTAACCTAAATTAACAACCCGCGATATATTGGCAATACTCCCTCATCTTAAGCCACTCCCCTTGTATAAGCATTGTTCAATACACTATTCATGAACACGGGGATGAGGATTACTGGTAATGTCAGTAAGAATATCATCTGATTCAAGTTTAAAGGGCTGTATATTATCCGGCAGCTGACTTTCTTTAATTTCAACAATACTTGAACGATTCATTGTCACTTTAAAACGCGCATATTCCGGTTGTTTTTTACCATCACGCAACACCGCAACCAAATTAACTTGATAGCGACGCTCAACAGACTCATTACTAATATTACCTTCGTTTTCTGAATATATTTTGGCTTTCCCGCGCTCTAAATGACGAGCAAAAGGCACTAAACTGAAGTTAACTTGCTCTTGAATTTGCGAATAGTCGGCTTCAAAAGGCTTATTGGTAACCTTAGTAGCGATACGATAATGCAGCACTTCTGAGTCCACTTTGTTTTGACTATGGCGTTGCTTCATAATTTCAGTTACTACATCAGGGATATCTTGGCTGCGCATAAACTCTAGCCAAACAAGTTGTTTTGCAACCACTGTTTGGGTAGTTGTATCGCGTAAAATACGACTCCAGCGAGGACGTCCTCGTTGAATAAACCGCCACATCGCATTTCGAATGTCCTCTTTGAAAATTTCCCTGAAGCCATAAATAACAGCCAACGTGAGTAATAACGTTAAAGTCAGTTCATTAAAGAAACCTTGAGCTTTTATAATCATCGCTGACACCACCAGCATAACTAAGCCCGTAGCAATTCCTGTAACGAATTTTTTAAGCCCTACGCCTAAAGGTTTTAACTCTTCTTTTAAGACAACCCCTTGCTGAATAAGACGCCTTAACAGCAACATTTTATTAGAGATTCGGTTAGCATCTAGCTGAGTTTGCACTGAATTATATTTACGCTCTTGTTCTCGATAATGATTTTCGCCACGACATAAGCTCAACACTTTATCTTTAACATCACTATAATCAGCACTTCTAGGGCTACGAGATAATGTCTTTAATAGTTGCTGTTCGCAAAACCAAGATAAGTAATTATCAGCATGTTCGAAATAAGATTTCCACTTAGGATCACTCGGTTCATTACGACGAAACTTTTTTAACAATTGCGTCACCACATCACAAAGCTCATCCAGCTCAGGATAAAACTCACTAGGATCAGTTTTTTGATGTAATTCTTTACCATCAGTTTCAATAGCAACAGCAAATTGGTATGCGAATAAATTAAGGTATAAACGAAACTCTTCTATGGTTCGTTTATTTAAACTGATAAAACGAGACTGAACTAAAGGTAAATGAAGGCCTTTAGAATAATAAGAACGGCGTCCGAGAATACCACTGTGATAATACTCTTCTTCATCAAAGGTATGCGAACCAACACCCATTTCGGTTGGTAAATAAAAATACAGATCAAATACCCGTTGGTCTCCAGGACCCATTTGATGGCTGAATTTTATTGATAATGCTTCTTCTTGTTTTACTTTAACTTTTGCCACTATATTTGTTCACACACCTTTTTTCATCAACACAGACCCACTATACCGTAAAGGGAATATTAAGCTAAAAGTTAATTTATTCAATGAAAATTAGTCAGAACTATGTTGTTAATTTAGCTGACAAGCCCACACATTATTGCTTGGAAGAAAATCTAGCCTTGCCTTGGTTAATGTTTTATCTAAATAGCTTATCTGAATCTGTTGAGATACACCTGCCTCTGCTAGCAATTCTTCTGTAGCAATACTAAATTCGTTCTCCAAGTATGGGCGTAACAGACTGTTATCTTGCCAGTCAGTCGGTTGTAACGTTAATACTAAATGGTACGTTAATGACCCCATATCAAGTCGTTCAACCTCACCAAATAATTGCGCGATTTCTATGCCATTTGTTAATGACTGTAATCGGTAAGTTAGCTTTGCTTGATTATTTTCAATACTGAACGTTAACTCAGCATTACTTTTTTCAACGGTTAACGGTAATTCACCTAAGTGATTAAAATAACCATCAGCACGACAATCAAAATGC from Shewanella polaris includes:
- a CDS encoding TatD family nuclease-associated radical SAM protein: MTTTSAMPTLVYDIGNHRYLNITARCTLRCQFCPKHNGSKQVHEYDLSLTQRITAEDIIPLLGNVNEVEEYVFCGFGEPTLNLECLLEVAREIKAQGGHVRLNTDGLGNHFHRRNILPELSQYIDSLSISLNADTAESYQQHCRPKLENSYEALLEFIQLAPKYIPQVQVSAINGLANVNIERCRIIAEQNGAIFKQRELDVIG
- a CDS encoding PAS domain-containing protein, which produces MSKHKSVGSSNTLLISSQATHWSQQHILSLLSQLIILLIAVFIITSMVVNLGERRLQEDWADQRYSELQTVASLASDKVSFLQFRTQTIAKDELLRQYLLNPSEKLKLKTIKRWDSLTENIPELLDLALFNPQGELQFSTTGSFNNMQLPATLLGSSKNMGGSDIYTSPMAFTPINGILEPYFYQLSWIENPDQSINGYLVTYNSIVKLLETIKPAFFNQNSPLLLLDTQGFLYAGANQPTPLNSMPDTLGASLKQTNPELWRVMAMNNFGQFHSQDSTFVYLKVELTSQYETKREYFLLSYIRHDDIAARYAQWRMAIIIAGCLIALFASLLIILRHRFVLERRAKQNSVQLSNGLFNNELSCLIVNDSGRIQSVNAKASAALSLPIDALKDRSIQRVLHLDDDRFHQIKEALTLHNQWRGEINLETLNSSMLQTHIRNEKCPNSNEHYWLVTFEDITALIDSQRQAYLYHLMSNGAVASALTDANGAIIKYNHQFDLLMSLHGDSNISLTELLGEELDNQWQNITAQISLQGEWTAQIMPFNHSRFTHCLKTTLTGQLTFEGDIEFLICTFEETTPAISVQNSSNIIGHRSAIVLRLNELEDYFINLNELTKENSSLLVMDINPESIFSNMGNISQLEKCQKDIELQLLIKLPLNYQIAQWQLGKLVILMPETNANSAHKYAINIMQRLEEMNLGAGINIGIASYLQAQSLDQYLAHAEIALKRAKQSVDQNICQAFTRSIDNDNLHESD